In the genome of Plutella xylostella chromosome 6, ilPluXylo3.1, whole genome shotgun sequence, the window CTGAAGGAACTTTGTTACTTGACTTCTTACCTTTTGAACTTGATTTTGATCCCACTCATCCATGTTATTACAAGTGAATCCACTTTGTTTCAAGAACTCTTCTAGTTGTTGTAAATCGGCACTGCTGATGAGTGCTCCGGGTGGGGGGAACTCAGTGTATTCTAGTTTCTTTGTTCTCGGCTTCGGTAGTGGCGGCGTGCGGGGCCTGTGGTACTTGATTTCATTAGATTTTCCAGATTCCAAACTACTCTCAGTACCAACTCCTTCATCTTGATAATATTCGTTGTAGTCAGCGTCTTTATCAGCAGCGTCAAGGAAATGTTGTGAAAGCCTTTTTGCAGCTAAATCATTGTTTTTCTTGTATTCAGGATTAATGCCGTAGGGTGCATAAGGTTCCTGAAGTGACCTTCTTTTGTGGGTTTTGTGTTCTGGTGTAGCCGTCATGCACACTACTGGGTCTTGAATGAAATCGTCCATTTCAAACATGCTGTAGCGTTTTGAATGTAATCCGGATTTACGCGTCTTATCCATTGATTTTCGCAAAATACCTTTTGGTAATGGTGGTCTTGGTGGAGCAAGTTCACCTTGTTTACCGAGTCGGTTCTGGTCTGCGATGGATAATGAACGCTTGGGGACATTTCTGTGGCCTTCATTGTTGACCCCACTAGCCTCTGAGCTTGTGGCACTGTCGTACCGGTATACGAAGAGTGGATTGAAGTTGCCTACAGGTGCTGGACTGTTTTGAGCTGAAGAGTCTGTTAGCATAGTGGAAGATCCCCTGTATCCTGAAGACGGCTGTGTGGCTGTACTTGAACTTGAAGATACAGCTGTATTTTGCCCGGCTAAATTGTTGCAGTCGCAGCTCATTGGCCTGTTCTTTGTTTTACTAGATGGTGATGCTGAGCAGTATTTATCGTTGCACTTAGTTACACAGTCTTTTTCTTTCATATGTTGCATTAATTCAGGAACTTCCGACAAAAGTTGTTTGCACTCCATTGGAAGCAAGAAATTCAAGGAATCCCAGTCTCTTATGTGTCCAAGGCCTTTCTTCTTTAAAACCTCAACATCATTGCAAGAGAACGGTCGCTTTCCTTTAACTTGCATCCGTTTCTTGATTTCAGTTGGTTTCGGTGAAACATTAACCTTTAATGGATTCAGGTATATATTTGGTCTTCCATTCAAGAAACTTATGTCAGGCAAGGTATAACTAGGATACAATACGAAAACAGGTTTCTCGCAATCACCTTCTTTCAATTTCTCCAAAAATGAGGCCTCGATCACTTTGAAAACTTCTCGGTCATGGGACATTGATGACATGTGAATGTTTGATGTTTGCATACTTTTATCAGTTGTAGCGTGTATGTGAGTAGAAGTTGCTTTGTTATCACATGATTCTTTATGTAGTATTCTGTTCATTCTTGTGATTTGTGTTCCATCTGACTCGGAGCAACTTGATATACTCACGCTCGTACCAGACGATTGTGATGAATAAGATTTCCGAGTACTTTTCAATTTAGCTGGGCTGttgttcatatttatatttgccCTCCTTGTGTGGCCTTTGTTTACTGTTGCATACAGGTGGCTTTCATTATCGCTGACACCTGATTCCTCTTCTTCAACCAGTACCTCATCGTACACTCGAGTTGAAAAGGCATTAGTTGTCGGAATCTCCTCGTATACAACATCAACTTCTTCTTCATGAGAAGATATCGGTAATTCTTCAGGTGGTCTTTCCAAATTACAACTGGTTTTTAGTAATTTCATTTCACCTTTATGTTCTCCCATCGACTCTCCACTGTCGCCGCTGGAAGGCCAACACTGTGAGCTATCCAGCTGATCAATTCCACCGATACCATCATTGCTAATACTTTTTTGTTTCATGAACAGTTTGACCAAGTTGAATGGTTGTTTTGGTTGGCTCTTGTCTGAAGTAGATGGGTTTTCCGTAGATGAGGTGCTCATTGCCTCTGAGTTTTGACTTCCATGAGATCGGTTGTGCGTTACATCGTACACCTTCATACAGGCAGATGTCCCAGCTAGCCTCTGATTGGTGGTGAAAGAGTCAACCTGGAATAAAATTTACCAATTTTACTACTAGCATACGAGCATTTTAactacataatacctacaacatccttaatttgaatttgaataatattttatgcataacaataaagaatattttagAATAGACAAATTAATAAACGGCTATTCAATAATGTATAGATTAGTTACTTACAGTTGAATTACTGAGAGCCGCTGAGTTTATAGAACTGCTCATTAGTTTCCTCCTGTACAAGTTTGGTAAACTCTGGCTCTTGATAACAGAATTACTCATTTCATTTGTTGCATCAGTCGTTTCATTTGAATCTTCATTATTGTTACCCGATGGGTGCCTGTAAACAGAATGATGTGTTTTTAGATACTTATATTCTGtatataaatattcaaaaaatatataattcacATGAATTTCGAATAACTTACCTCCTTAGGGGAGACTGACTGGTTTGTTTCTTAAGCTTACTCCAAGTAGTTAATCCTAAATCGCTTCTGGCCATTAGCGTGTTTAGCTTATTAGTTAGTTTCTTACATCTTTCTAGTAACTCTAAATTCCTGCGCGTTCTTTCATCGTTATCTAATTCTAAATTGTCGTCTTCCTTATCCGTTTTGTCTGAAAAGGAATTTATGATTAATCACCATTTGTTATCTCAATCGCCGAATGACGTCATAAAATTTAGTGGAATTAGCTTTTAGCTGATTTAGATACAGGGGATCGCGATCGTTGGACAAAATATAAGAAggtctttgcccagcagtgggacacacTTGAgactttttaaaacaaaagtttaagCTTACCATGTTTGTGATTGACGGGGGGTTCAGCGCACTCGCTATCCTCCGAGTAGATGGTGAGGCTGCCCTCAAAGGCGATGGTGTAGTTGTCCTTATTGGCCTGACAGGTGAGGATGAGGTCCTGCTCTGTCGGCAGCTCGCAGTCGAGGCTGTCCACGCTAAAGTGGACTCCATGCGCCGCCTCCTTCACCGGAGAGAAGAGAAGCTCCGACTTGCATATCGACATTGTGTTGATGGATCCCACCGATTCTTCACCCTGTTGTTGGAAAATGGGAAAATATGTAGTTCAGAGCAGGTGTAGCTAACAGCAGTAAGGGATAAAGAACAGAGAAATGTTTAATTACAGAGGTAGAGTTGGAAATAAACCGTTTTGAAAAGATGTTTAAGAGAATTCGGTGCCCTATGAAGTGCTTTATTGTATGCAAAGAGATTTTATGTACTTTACGGGTTGTGTATTTTCTACGAATGCATGTTTCACAGCCAATAGCTGAAAGTAGAACGTGTAAACATTTATGTAACTTTAGGTTTAATTCGGGATGCGGATGCAGCCGGCACATGTTTCTAAATGTTAAACTGCAGTCAATAGACTAAGCAGTGTTCGGAATTTGCTTTTaaaatacgtaggtattatGTTCTAGCCATGTTCTAGTATTAGAGACTATCTAGATTCTAGCATGgtgtaaataaaatggaaataatTGTGTAGCTATCGCAAAAACGGAAAATtgcacttttattttttatcttctAACCTGAATTCAGAGTCTTGTGATACAGGATTTAATGCATGCTCTAATTAGATAAGAAATGTAAATTGGTCTTCGTTATctctctatctatctacaatcataacatttaaaaaatatctcgATGATGTTTTATTCTATTTACGAACCTATGCCATTACTTACACTCTATATtgaataaaaactaaacagtTCATAGGCACTCCAATCCAATCAAATCTATGaaatacattaatttatgACACAGAGTCGGTCGGTACTTGGTACCCAcattaatttcaaaatggcggatggtAGGGCGTTATCATTAACTTCTTTCCTGCTGTAATGAGGTcacaatacaaacaatacaGTTCCATACATCCAGTACCATTACTTTTAAAATgcattacttaagtacttactgagTATGAAAATTGTTTAACATTTCTAGAATTGCCGGCATTAAGGATAATAAGCTAGTTAAGACAAGTAAACAAGTTTAAATATAACTGATAAATGGAAGATAAATATGTTgaaatatacataatgttaGTAATTAACTTATGGAATTGCTTTTGTAGGAGTAGATAAGAATGTAAATATACATAGTATAGATGACATACACAGAAACGGTGTTAGTGTGGGTAGTTAAACAATGATATTGCAGTTTAGCATAAAACACACAAAACGTAAGAATGTTATGGATTGCTTAATGGATATATCAGCATAATGAATTGAATGACCAATGAGAGTGAGTGTGAATAATTAGAACTAACAACATCAGCTGCGGGTAAATTCCCCCATGAATACGAATTCTTATCAAGAGGGTGACTCACGGAGTAATATCCAGTACAAGAGTCCCAGTCGAACTCCGTCACACCCATTTTGAACCTCACTGTCGTCCCACAATTAAATAACACACACGTGACCAGAAACCACTAAATCATCCGATACACTAGCTCCTGCAATTGCAACTACACTGTCTGTCCACAATCTCACTGCACAGTTCAATAGTCAGTAAAAGTTATCTTCCGCAAACACAGTTATCAAGAAGACCCTTCGGTTTCCAGTGATATCTACTAGAACGTTTTATCGACGGCATTGCGAAGTTTCTCCGTAACACAGTGCTGTCTGGTGCTCAGGGCGAGACTGGCCAGAGGGGATATTCAATTTAATATTAGCTACTGCCTGCGCTTCCCAAACTTTACAATATTTCCACAGAACTAGTTGCACGGGCTACCGTAACGCACAACGTATGGATCGTAACTGATATCAAAACGAGAATGCGCCCAAAATATGAGATTACAGAGTGCAATGAATGATTTGTTTGTTAACCAAACAAAGTAATTAAGGGCTTCATTAGCACTGTAAATTCAGGGCGCGTTCAAGGTTAGAGTAAACAAACTCTCACTAATTAGTTTCGCGAACCCTTGTGAAGTGGGCAATAcctgaagtaggtaactagCTATCACGTTGAAGCGCATAAAGTTTGAGAAGTTGTGGTGCACAGTCACACAGGATAGACTTCATTGGACTCACACATGGCAGTTGGATGTGAGCACGACCACACAGAAGGACAATTAAATATAGCGCACTAACACATGCGGGCGTTCGGAGGGATCGACTGTACACATGTGAGAACAACAAGTGTAGACTCACTGATTGACGCAATCCTGTCATTAGTGGTGTGGGTGCACGCACACATACATAGATTTCTTATAATATCTTTACTACATCCCGAGGGACTAACGTACTCTCCTGGGCTACAGGAAGACTTGTTATGAATGCAAGTGAAGTTCATACGGCTTGTACCGCACTTTCTAGATCATAATTGTCAATGTGTGAGGGTCCCCTGGGATGGGACTAGCGGATCGAGGTTACGTGACGTTTTCAATTGctttaatttcttttaatgaaataaaagacTGTTTGACGGTCGTTAGGTTTGGATAACGCAAAAGTTTGGCATGATACTCATTCTTATCTAGGACACACCTAAATTGTGCGATGATTcaattaaatatacctaatggTCGTTTAATAATTACGGTTATCTCGAGTCCATTATAATATTgagtgagtgtattatgtaggtagttttgCCAAGGTAtgctaaaaatattattaagagaagaaattaagtaagtatacaatttTTTTGCATTGCaaccaatttaaataaaccatttattaatattgcTATACCTAATCATCATGTAAAATCTACACGTATactgtatataaataaaaactaaaccaGCGACATCTGTGGTTGAATTGTGAATGCTATGTATGGATCATAAGACTATGTATTCTGTACCGATCACTAGGTGTCGCTACAAATCTGACTTTgttataatcataattatacttatttcaaCTGTACGTAGTTCATATTTAACTAAATCACTAAATTTACGTATTACCGATATTATAACTAAAAGTTtgtaattacaaaaaactagctcgtgtattttgtaatttagcgatcaaaaaagtaaaaacgaCAAAATCTCTAATGATAAAAATGTACAATGAAAAGAGAGACAGATATGAAGTTATATGAAATGACATGAGAAAAAGTGAAACATCTAACATAAATTTGGCGAACCTGAAAACTACTGTCGGCACTGAAAGAGTCGAAACGAAACTTTTCCATCAAAGAGCTGGATATACTTGCGATCATCTCTCCCCTGGGGTTACTCTGCAATACACCACCAACCAATCAAtgaaatacatacatagatacatacactgttaaataaacaaaaaagtaataaatataaagtgcATATTAATGaagtaaaaatacttataaccATTTGGGTAGGTTAGATGGGAGGTGgaaacaattaaaattatatcgtaataagaaatataatatgaaaaactTAATAGATTACGTTATAATAGATCTAGACTTTTGCTACTTATAGTAATGATtcaacaaatatattttttggaatCTTATCTTGAATATTGTTAGCTATAAGTAACTAGCATTTAACAACCTTACCTTGGTTCACATTTTTTGTCACcagagataaaaaaatatctgagTTTTTAATCTGTTTTCTCTTTATAGCCTTCACCTGCTATCTAGATACTTTATTGCATGTGCAAGATGACTATCAATGAAACATACGGAAGGACTTTTATTATGCAGCTTTTTGGATATTGCGTGACATTACATATACTTGTACATGAATGTTCGCCTTCAACATGTAATTTTGGCATTAAAATCTCAGCGCAAgttttttcatatttaacGATACATAATCCTGAAGTTTAATTACTTTAGCACCTCTTATATTATCAAGGCCATTCGTTATTTTACTTGCATTTTCAACATTTGTAACTACATTTGCTTTGTTGTCAACATTACTATCAACACAATTTCTTTCAAATATCTACCTATtcaatacttacattaaaaaatactgcttcgtataaataaatgaacaatcTCTTACAAATAATAAGGA includes:
- the LOC105383856 gene encoding uncharacterized protein LOC105383856 isoform X7, which produces MIGLVLCVLAKALEFALGDGLHIPEKVEYLPEKRRRRKKNRRRRKRKGPPPRLGLKAASPGVDEDCNSNTSLAGSQTSELDAPCDNSGYLWFLDYNPIFRDGSCHHTSVLSSVSASYKGISDLTSRFEFTSRYNDLARDLDANLAEADMESFRTEDIHALLMTANLPRDAIHHDDANHDSNPRGEMIASISSSLMEKFRFDSFSADSSFQGEESVGSINTMSICKSELLFSPVKEAAHGVHFSVDSLDCELPTEQDLILTCQANKDNYTIAFEGSLTIYSEDSECAEPPVNHKHDKTDKEDDNLELDNDERTRRNLELLERCKKLTNKLNTLMARSDLGLTTWSKLKKQTSQSPLRRHPSGNNNEDSNETTDATNEMSNSVIKSQSLPNLYRRKLMSSSINSAALSNSTVDSFTTNQRLAGTSACMKVYDVTHNRSHGSQNSEAMSTSSTENPSTSDKSQPKQPFNLVKLFMKQKSISNDGIGGIDQLDSSQCWPSSGDSGESMGEHKGEMKLLKTSCNLERPPEELPISSHEEEVDVVYEEIPTTNAFSTRVYDEVLVEEEESGVSDNESHLYATVNKGHTRRANINMNNSPAKLKSTRKSYSSQSSGTSVSISSCSESDGTQITRMNRILHKESCDNKATSTHIHATTDKSMQTSNIHMSSMSHDREVFKVIEASFLEKLKEGDCEKPVFVLYPSYTLPDISFLNGRPNIYLNPLKVNVSPKPTEIKKRMQVKGKRPFSCNDVEVLKKKGLGHIRDWDSLNFLLPMECKQLLSEVPELMQHMKEKDCVTKCNDKYCSASPSSKTKNRPMSCDCNNLAGQNTAVSSSSSTATQPSSGYRGSSTMLTDSSAQNSPAPVGNFNPLFVYRYDSATSSEASGVNNEGHRNVPKRSLSIADQNRLGKQGELAPPRPPLPKGILRKSMDKTRKSGLHSKRYSMFEMDDFIQDPVVCMTATPEHKTHKRRSLQEPYAPYGINPEYKKNNDLAAKRLSQHFLDAADKDADYNEYYQDEGVGTESSLESGKSNEIKYHRPRTPPLPKPRTKKLEYTEFPPPGALISSADLQQLEEFLKQSGFTCNNMDEWDQNQVQKVRSQVTKFLQMKKSQEENEKSTESSGSSCNSKKSVSFAHKTDSKAENPLAPVKPVDELKVAAFTTPPNSPNISAVIAQRHYQGKNLAEIPICEEGEVSPDEFATPTRHEARGKYDLIDISQKRALVSNVTDAVEMLIQHFSSATDQAELAVLGDSKQSPACAKIALNALCPALYAVFRDGLKENIETSFGAVNNSVWQMVEATARQGPITKSLNELVLRINSEDAVTEGLVKFNAFILGLLNAQSVDAWATYVRTRETVLAKHYGPDSLILAGCVGEPRCRALLDTLLASLEPLRLLPFSLDLMFEMRELARSFKRIENEMRSASRLESSGEEQWRPGSSGSGSAASGGGKFRRLQLKWELLSNNDSSPHTPSGETSPASATRGSKIPRPVSSPVRPQAPALPSPAKNAHRGIPVPVRKGVSPTGTAAARAPSTVGARGTGATSKRPSTAANRTPDSVTKKLNTTMPAKLPSATVAPKSTCLNNKKPTPTSRVDQGVHTTGATPRPSSLPYGRAQPPAAPRRAASSSAARAQAQAPKQQKHKYVRTLWHRLPSDSGHLAFNEGERLRLILEVDDQYLLCCRGDQKGLVPRDAVLLEDF
- the LOC105383856 gene encoding uncharacterized protein LOC105383856 isoform X8; its protein translation is MGVTEFDWDSCTGYYSGEESVGSINTMSICKSELLFSPVKEAAHGVHFSVDSLDCELPTEQDLILTCQANKDNYTIAFEGSLTIYSEDSECAEPPVNHKHDKTDKEDDNLELDNDERTRRNLELLERCKKLTNKLNTLMARSDLGLTTWSKLKKQTSQSPLRRHPSGNNNEDSNETTDATNEMSNSVIKSQSLPNLYRRKLMSSSINSAALSNSTVDSFTTNQRLAGTSACMKVYDVTHNRSHGSQNSEAMSTSSTENPSTSDKSQPKQPFNLVKLFMKQKSISNDGIGGIDQLDSSQCWPSSGDSGESMGEHKGEMKLLKTSCNLERPPEELPISSHEEEVDVVYEEIPTTNAFSTRVYDEVLVEEEESGVSDNESHLYATVNKGHTRRANINMNNSPAKLKSTRKSYSSQSSGTSVSISSCSESDGTQITRMNRILHKESCDNKATSTHIHATTDKSMQTSNIHMSSMSHDREVFKVIEASFLEKLKEGDCEKPVFVLYPSYTLPDISFLNGRPNIYLNPLKVNVSPKPTEIKKRMQVKGKRPFSCNDVEVLKKKGLGHIRDWDSLNFLLPMECKQLLSEVPELMQHMKEKDCVTKCNDKYCSASPSSKTKNRPMSCDCNNLAGQNTAVSSSSSTATQPSSGYRGSSTMLTDSSAQNSPAPVGNFNPLFVYRYDSATSSEASGVNNEGHRNVPKRSLSIADQNRLGKQGELAPPRPPLPKGILRKSMDKTRKSGLHSKRYSMFEMDDFIQDPVVCMTATPEHKTHKRRSLQEPYAPYGINPEYKKNNDLAAKRLSQHFLDAADKDADYNEYYQDEGVGTESSLESGKSNEIKYHRPRTPPLPKPRTKKLEYTEFPPPGALISSADLQQLEEFLKQSGFTCNNMDEWDQNQVQKVRSQVTKFLQMKKSQEENEKSTESSGSSCNSKKSVSFAHKTDSKAENPLAPVKPVDELKVAAFTTPPNSPNISAVIAQRHYQGKNLAEIPICEEGEVSPDEFATPTRHEARGKYDLIDISQKRALVSNVTDAVEMLIQHFSSATDQAELAVLGDSKQSPACAKIALNALCPALYAVFRDGLKENIETSFGAVNNSVWQMVEATARQGPITKSLNELVLRINSEDAVTEGLVKFNAFILGLLNAQSVDAWATYVRTRETVLAKHYGPDSLILAGCVGEPRCRALLDTLLASLEPLRLLPFSLDLMFEMRELARSFKRIENEMRSASRPTTINMPPLTLTQRNLLKLVKSMHSSGQSDDCQTSVIMRHKEQPKNKEPSTPDLLNDSGNVKAVVEGKSRPRSCVNPSAVSYDVCPNNSRIELENRRWSGVQLGSKLMQAFDRLQFDDSDDYTDSLENNKPAPKNTGIEGVLKLESSGEEQWRPGSSGSGSAASGGGKFRRLQLKWELLSNNDSSPHTPSGETSPASATRGSKIPRPVSSPVRPQAPALPSPAKNAHRGIPVPVRKGVSPTGTAAARAPSTVGARGTGATSKRPSTAANRTPDSVTKKLNTTMPAKLPSATVAPKSTCLNNKKPTPTSRVDQGVHTTGATPRPSSLPYGRAQPPAAPRRAASSSAARAQAQAPKQQKHKYVRTLWHRLPSDSGHLAFNEGERLRLILEVDDQYLLCCRGDQKGLVPRDAVLLEDF
- the LOC105383856 gene encoding uncharacterized protein LOC105383856 isoform X5, which encodes MTEKGEVNRMLGPPPRLGLKAASPGVDEDCNSNTSLAGSQTSELDAPCDNSGYLWFLDYNPIFRDGSCHHTSVLSSVSASYKGISDLTSRFEFTSRYNDLARDLDANLAEADMESFRTEDIHALLMTANLPRDAIHHDDANHDSNPRGEMIASISSSLMEKFRFDSFSADSSFQGEESVGSINTMSICKSELLFSPVKEAAHGVHFSVDSLDCELPTEQDLILTCQANKDNYTIAFEGSLTIYSEDSECAEPPVNHKHDKTDKEDDNLELDNDERTRRNLELLERCKKLTNKLNTLMARSDLGLTTWSKLKKQTSQSPLRRHPSGNNNEDSNETTDATNEMSNSVIKSQSLPNLYRRKLMSSSINSAALSNSTVDSFTTNQRLAGTSACMKVYDVTHNRSHGSQNSEAMSTSSTENPSTSDKSQPKQPFNLVKLFMKQKSISNDGIGGIDQLDSSQCWPSSGDSGESMGEHKGEMKLLKTSCNLERPPEELPISSHEEEVDVVYEEIPTTNAFSTRVYDEVLVEEEESGVSDNESHLYATVNKGHTRRANINMNNSPAKLKSTRKSYSSQSSGTSVSISSCSESDGTQITRMNRILHKESCDNKATSTHIHATTDKSMQTSNIHMSSMSHDREVFKVIEASFLEKLKEGDCEKPVFVLYPSYTLPDISFLNGRPNIYLNPLKVNVSPKPTEIKKRMQVKGKRPFSCNDVEVLKKKGLGHIRDWDSLNFLLPMECKQLLSEVPELMQHMKEKDCVTKCNDKYCSASPSSKTKNRPMSCDCNNLAGQNTAVSSSSSTATQPSSGYRGSSTMLTDSSAQNSPAPVGNFNPLFVYRYDSATSSEASGVNNEGHRNVPKRSLSIADQNRLGKQGELAPPRPPLPKGILRKSMDKTRKSGLHSKRYSMFEMDDFIQDPVVCMTATPEHKTHKRRSLQEPYAPYGINPEYKKNNDLAAKRLSQHFLDAADKDADYNEYYQDEGVGTESSLESGKSNEIKYHRPRTPPLPKPRTKKLEYTEFPPPGALISSADLQQLEEFLKQSGFTCNNMDEWDQNQVQKVRSQVTKFLQMKKSQEENEKSTESSGSSCNSKKSVSFAHKTDSKAENPLAPVKPVDELKVAAFTTPPNSPNISAVIAQRHYQGKNLAEIPICEEGEVSPDEFATPTRHEARGKYDLIDISQKRALVSNVTDAVEMLIQHFSSATDQAELAVLGDSKQSPACAKIALNALCPALYAVFRDGLKENIETSFGAVNNSVWQMVEATARQGPITKSLNELVLRINSEDAVTEGLVKFNAFILGLLNAQSVDAWATYVRTRETVLAKHYGPDSLILAGCVGEPRCRALLDTLLASLEPLRLLPFSLDLMFEMRELARSFKRIENEMRSASRPTTINMPPLTLTQRNLLKLVKSMHSSGQSDDCQTSVIMRHKEQPKNKEPSTPDLLNDSGNVKAVVEGKSRPRSCVNPSAVSYDVCPNNSRIELENRRWSGVQLGSKLMQAFDRLQFDDSDDYTDSLENNKPAPKNTGIEGVLKLESSGEEQWRPGSSGSGSAASGGGKFRRLQLKWELLSNNDSSPHTPSGETSPASATRGSKIPRPVSSPVRPQAPALPSPAKNAHRGIPVPVRKGVSPTGTAAARAPSTVGARGTGATSKRPSTAANRTPDSVTKKLNTTMPAKLPSATVAPKSTCLNNKKPTPTSRVDQGVHTTGATPRPSSLPYGRAQPPAAPRRAASSSAARAQAQAPKQQKHKYVRTLWHRLPSDSGHLAFNEGERLRLILEVDDQYLLCCRGDQKGLVPRDAVLLEDF
- the LOC105383856 gene encoding uncharacterized protein LOC105383856 isoform X3, which produces MRIKSRTDFRPNGPPPRLGLKAASPGVDEDCNSNTSLAGSQTSELDAPCDNSGYLWFLDYNPIFRDGSCHHTSVLSSVSASYKGISDLTSRFEFTSRYNDLARDLDANLAEADMESFRTEDIHALLMTANLPRDAIHHDDANHDSNPRGEMIASISSSLMEKFRFDSFSADSSFQGEESVGSINTMSICKSELLFSPVKEAAHGVHFSVDSLDCELPTEQDLILTCQANKDNYTIAFEGSLTIYSEDSECAEPPVNHKHDKTDKEDDNLELDNDERTRRNLELLERCKKLTNKLNTLMARSDLGLTTWSKLKKQTSQSPLRRHPSGNNNEDSNETTDATNEMSNSVIKSQSLPNLYRRKLMSSSINSAALSNSTVDSFTTNQRLAGTSACMKVYDVTHNRSHGSQNSEAMSTSSTENPSTSDKSQPKQPFNLVKLFMKQKSISNDGIGGIDQLDSSQCWPSSGDSGESMGEHKGEMKLLKTSCNLERPPEELPISSHEEEVDVVYEEIPTTNAFSTRVYDEVLVEEEESGVSDNESHLYATVNKGHTRRANINMNNSPAKLKSTRKSYSSQSSGTSVSISSCSESDGTQITRMNRILHKESCDNKATSTHIHATTDKSMQTSNIHMSSMSHDREVFKVIEASFLEKLKEGDCEKPVFVLYPSYTLPDISFLNGRPNIYLNPLKVNVSPKPTEIKKRMQVKGKRPFSCNDVEVLKKKGLGHIRDWDSLNFLLPMECKQLLSEVPELMQHMKEKDCVTKCNDKYCSASPSSKTKNRPMSCDCNNLAGQNTAVSSSSSTATQPSSGYRGSSTMLTDSSAQNSPAPVGNFNPLFVYRYDSATSSEASGVNNEGHRNVPKRSLSIADQNRLGKQGELAPPRPPLPKGILRKSMDKTRKSGLHSKRYSMFEMDDFIQDPVVCMTATPEHKTHKRRSLQEPYAPYGINPEYKKNNDLAAKRLSQHFLDAADKDADYNEYYQDEGVGTESSLESGKSNEIKYHRPRTPPLPKPRTKKLEYTEFPPPGALISSADLQQLEEFLKQSGFTCNNMDEWDQNQVQKVRSQVTKFLQMKKSQEENEKSTESSGSSCNSKKSVSFAHKTDSKAENPLAPVKPVDELKVAAFTTPPNSPNISAVIAQRHYQGKNLAEIPICEEGEVSPDEFATPTRHEARGKYDLIDISQKRALVSNVTDAVEMLIQHFSSATDQAELAVLGDSKQSPACAKIALNALCPALYAVFRDGLKENIETSFGAVNNSVWQMVEATARQGPITKSLNELVLRINSEDAVTEGLVKFNAFILGLLNAQSVDAWATYVRTRETVLAKHYGPDSLILAGCVGEPRCRALLDTLLASLEPLRLLPFSLDLMFEMRELARSFKRIENEMRSASRPTTINMPPLTLTQRNLLKLVKSMHSSGQSDDCQTSVIMRHKEQPKNKEPSTPDLLNDSGNVKAVVEGKSRPRSCVNPSAVSYDVCPNNSRIELENRRWSGVQLGSKLMQAFDRLQFDDSDDYTDSLENNKPAPKNTGIEGVLKLESSGEEQWRPGSSGSGSAASGGGKFRRLQLKWELLSNNDSSPHTPSGETSPASATRGSKIPRPVSSPVRPQAPALPSPAKNAHRGIPVPVRKGVSPTGTAAARAPSTVGARGTGATSKRPSTAANRTPDSVTKKLNTTMPAKLPSATVAPKSTCLNNKKPTPTSRVDQGVHTTGATPRPSSLPYGRAQPPAAPRRAASSSAARAQAQAPKQQKHKYVRTLWHRLPSDSGHLAFNEGERLRLILEVDDQYLLCCRGDQKGLVPRDAVLLEDF